The genomic stretch CCAGCGGTAAGCGATCGCTTCGCGCTGCCGCCGTAGGCGGGTCACCCCTCGATCTCAACGCCAAACTGGGCAAGACCGAGCTAGAGTTCACCTACGATACGCTGACTCGTGAAGTCAAAGGCGAGACGGGATTTGGCTTCTTCGGCAAAGAAAACGCCACTATCCGGCAAACGGTGCGGGGAGACGGGGAAGGAACCTCCAGCGGCATTAAAGTCAGCTATGACAGCTTCACGGTTCCCGATGTGATTGTGGGCAATCAGCCTGCGGTACTGCAAGCCAATAATATTCCCGTTATTCGCGGCAGCAATGGCAAAGACCCGATGCAGGGCAGCAGCAATAGCGGCATTCTGTTTGCACTGGGCGGAGACGATCGCGTCAACAGTCGTGGGGGCGATGATATTGTCGATGGCGGCAGCGGTAAAGATGTGATTACGGGCGGCACGGGCAACGACATTCTAATCGGCGGTACTGGAAACGATCGCATTTTTGGCAATAGCGGCGATGATTTGCTCGATGGCGGCAGAGGCTCAGATCTGCTTGTTGGCGGTGCGGGCGTAGATACCTTTGTGCTGGCTCGCGGCAACGGCAACGATATCATTCAGGACTTCCGCAACGGGCAGGACTTCATTGGATTAGGCGGTGGTTTAGCGGCTGGCGATCTGAAGTTTGTGCAGCAGGGCGGCAGCACGATCATTCAGACAGGTCAAGAGCAGCTCGCTATCCTGCGAGGCGTTCGTCCTTCTGCGCTCGACTTGGGCGACTTCAAGTCAATTTCAACGCTGTCCCTTCTAGAAGCGATCGTTCCCATTGTGGCGTAGCGATTCAACTTGGGCGATCGCGATCGTCAGCAGAAACCTTCTGTCGAAATTTGCTCACATCTTGTTAATCCTTTAGCTTGAATTGGGGACATTCAACCATGGCAAACGAAATCATTGATAGCATACGTACCCCGATCGATATCAGCGTATTTAAGGAAGCTGAACCAAATGATTCGCTGGGACAGGCAAATTCGCTGGGCAACCTGCTCAACTTTAGAAGCACCGTTGAGGGCAACGTTCGGATTATTACCACGCCCTTTAGCTCAACTCAACCTTCCATCGTTATCCGAGAGCCGATCGATGTGTTTTCCTTTAACGTCGATCGCCCTTCAAAACTCGATTTCACGCTCAGAACAGACAAACCCGAAGATATCTCGATGCGCCTGATCCGGGATTTTGATGGAGACAGCAAAGTTGGGTTAAACGAACTCCTGGCATCTTCCTTTCAACCCGGTACAGATGAAATTAAATTCGATCGCCTTGATCCGGGAACTTACTTCCTGGAGGTTAATAAAACGCCAAACTTTTCCTCGATCGATTATAATCTGGTTGCCAGAGCAGGGCAACTGGCGGATGCAAAACTGACGATCGGCATCGATCGGGTTATTCCCCTCAATTCAAACGCTAGTGTGATTGTCAAAGCAGACATTAATGGACAGCAGCAGGTGACTTCTCCCTTGATTGCGCCAACACCAGGACAAAATATCAACTTATCGGCATCGGTTGATCCAGGTCAGCGCGAACTCAATGTCACGCTAAGGGCTTTTAAGCTGGGGGCAAAAGGTGCTCAGATTCCGCTCGATCTTGACGCAAGAGCAGGCAAAACGGCACTGGAGTTTACCTATGACACACTGACTCGGCAAGTGAAGCCCAAAGACGGCAATGGTTTCTTTGGCAGCGAAGATCAAATCATTCGACAAACGGTGCGCGGTGACGGTGAAGGCACAATCAGCGGCATTCGCGTTACTTATGACACAGAAAAGCAATCCGTTCCTGCTCCGGGATTAATTCCAGTTAGGATACTGCCCAGTGTACCAATCGTGCGAGGTAGCAGCAAAGCAAATCCGATGCAGGGTGGTTCTCAAAGTGGGATTTTACTGGCACTGGGCGGAGACGATCGCGTGAATGGTGGTGGTGGTGATGACATTGTTGATGGTGGTACAGGAAAAGATACGTTAATCGGCAGCACAGGAGATGACATTCTGATTGGCGGCAGTGGAAGCGATCGCATCTTTGGCAATGCAGGCGATGATATTCTCGACGGCGGCAGCGGGATAGATGTGCTGACAGGAGGTACAGGCTCTGACACTTTCGTTTTTGCCCAAAACAAGGGCACAGATGTGATTACAGATTTTCAAAACGGTCAGGATTCGATCGGGCTAATCGGACTGTCTTTTGATGATCTCAGGTTTATTCAGCAAGGCAGCAAAACGCTAATTCAATCCGGTACCCAGACTGTAGTAGAGCTTGCAGGCGTTCGCGTCGGACAACTTGATGCCAGCGATTTTCATTCGATCGCAACCTTGCCAATGCTGGGCATGAATGTTCCGATCGCAGTTTAATCACCCGAAAACGAACGTCTAAATTTCCAGTAACCGTTGAGGATGATTCAAAGCGATGCGCGTTTACTTAACTCATTGTCCCAAAAGAGAAAGATCCTAATCTTGAGGAAACTGAGATTGCAGTCACACCAGATAAGCTGTACTGATTCCTTTCACTTGTCCTTTACGCTTTCGGTAGCAGGGTCATCATGATGATTCCTACAACGCTTTCCTGATTCTGCTACCTTTCTCCCTCTCCGAATTGGATAAAGTCGAGCTTAGACTTATTGATCTGACGGCTGTCTTGCAGGTGGTTGATCAGAGCAGAGCACTGGTAGCTCATTGCTGCTCGGCTGTTAACATCTAATTTAATAAAGATGCGCCGTAGATGGGCAGATACAGTCCACTGGCTAATTTCTAGGTGGGAAGCAATTTGCTTGTTAGACCAGCCCAACGCAACCAATGTAACAATTTGCAGCTCTCGATCGGTTAAAAGGGTTGCTAGTTTGTATCTAGTTTTCTCAAGCTCTTGTTGTTCCTCAGCTTCCTGCTGAATTTCTGGTTCACGCCGCTCCTCAGCCTGCTCAAGGATGGCATAGTGTCTTCCTTCAGACGAAAACTGCCCGGCGACCGAGAAGGTAGAATAGAAGTCCTCCTGCTCGATATCGGTTAACTGTTCAAGCAGTAGAATAAAAAAATGCTTGTTTCCAATATAAAAATCGTTGACGATATTGGGGTTTATATTATGGTCGGAGTGAATACGTGCAACTTGAGAATTCAACGAACCGCTAAAGCTAGTGGAGACATACATTAGCTGAGTTCCTTTAATAGGGTAGATTGATAAATCAGCGAACGTAAATAAACATCAATACACTAAAACTCAAGACTGTATCTGTGCCTTAACTGAAGCGTCTACAGCAGTCTCGCTTCATGATTGAAACAGGATACGGGAAGTATGTCCTGGGTGAGGCAATGTCTGCCCCGATTCCTGTTCATTGTCGATCGACAACTGCTGGTGTTAACTTCATCTTGCAAATTCAAGTTTCGGTAAATGCCTAATTTATTGCCTAATTTTTCAGATCTCATCTACACTGGCAGACGAGCAAAGCAGTCTTGCTAGACCTAGCACACAAGTCAGCGGAAAGTGCGAAGGCTGGTTCTCCAGACAGGATGATGACCCGCACCCTATTTTAGTCAAGGGTCAGTTGAATCCACGTTCTTGGGGAAGCATAAAACTGCTTGGACAAAAGCAATTTTCCATTATTTCCCACTGCCGTAGTGTGACCCTGACTTCTATATAAGTCTAATTTTTCTATTTCTACAAGCTTTATTAAGTATCAAAATTTAAACCTCAAGCTATATTCTGCGATTATTAACTTGCATCTCGCTTTATGAATTTTTAGACGCTATTATACAGGGGTATAATTTCTGATAGGTACTTCGGCAGAATAAAAGAGCTGTTTTTGTGGAATATACCCTGCAAAACGTCTTTTCTCTCACAGGGAGAACCAGAATCCTCTAGCTTGACTCCAGACGCGGGGTTGATGGAGTGCAGGGTTTTCTAAAGCGGTTCCGCTTGACGACCGAGGAACGAGAGATTGAGGAACATTAGCAGAACCGATCGCAGCCTGGAATTTGGGGGCTGAAATATAAAAAGCAATGAGTTTTGGATGTTGCCAGAGCAGATGGGCAAGCCCCATTTGAATGAATAGCTGTTGCAGAAAAGTGCGTTCCATTGCAACGCTCGGATGTTCGATCGATAGCTCCTGGCAGGGAATTCCCCAAGTCTCAAGTAATTGACAAAGATCGGGCGTGGCGTTTTCCTCGGTTTCAATCAGCGGTTGACGGGTAAGGACAAATGCAGATTCTAGACAAACTGTTAGGGCGATCGCATCTCGAATCGCAAGGGGAAAAAGGCTGTTTTGCAAAGATTGGCTATTCTTCAAAGGTCGATTGGAGGGATGTTCGCGTGAATTGTCCAGTTGATGATCCAAAGATGCGGCGATCGCTTCCCACCGCTGAAAGACGGGAGAGTGCTGCGTTCGGGGCAGCAGGGATTCCTGCAAGCTATCCCCCAGCCAAAAGAGCCGCAGTCCGGTGAGATCGTGTTCTCTGCGAAATGTCTGCCAGGTCTGTAGGGCTTGTGTGATCTCAGAGACGATCGCTCGATCGGGGTGCGGTTCGCCAACCTCGACATGAATGGGGGCTAGAAGTTCTGGGCGTTCCAGATAGAAATTGGGATTGTTCAAAATATGCCAGAGTTCCCGGACAACCCACAGCTCCATAACCGGACTCAAACTTCTGGCAAGCGTAACACCCATTGAAGAGAGGGCAAGCGGCAGATCGAGGATACAGGCTCGACGCTGAGAATGATCCAGGTCGGAATTAAAGAGTGGCATGGATCTATCCAATTGCAGGATCTTTTTATGTCTATACGTTATTTCTAGAAGCAAAAAAAGTGACATATTTAGAGTGCTGCAAGAGAACTAACATGAATGAACTAAGTAGGTCAGTGCTATCAACCAGGAGATTCATGCGTTGCGCTAATGCATTCTACTCGTAGGAATAGCATAAATGAGCTACGCAAGATGAGCTAAACGAAATGAGCTAGACATAACGAGCGACTTGAAGCCACGAAGTATCAGAAGCTATAACTACGAGCATTGCAGCGGTTTGTCCGCAAGGTAAGCATCGTGGCGGAGCATCATGGCAAATGTATCGGCAATTTATTCGGTTGGGGAATCAATCGCAACCTACCTCAGCCGATCGTACCCAGAACCCCTCAGAACTCAGTATCCCTGTGAATTCAGTTTGCTCTCCAGCGGAGAACTGATTGATACCAGTGACTATGGTGGCACGGATCTGTCCAAGCTTTCCCTGTTTTTGTATCGAGTGACGATGAACGAGCATCTACGGAACACTCGCAAAAGCAGCGGGGTTTTAGACTCCAATGTGCCTCTAGCACTGGATTTACACTATTTGCTAACCGTCTGGGCGAGCAGTGCGGCGGCAGAGCATACTATTCTTGCCTGGACGATGCGCCAGATTTTCCTCAATCCGATTCTCGATATGGCGTTTCTTTCCGCTGAGGGGGGATGGAATGCCGGGAACGTGGTGCAGCTTTTTCCGGCGGAGCTTAGTAACGAGGACGTGATGCGAATTTGGGATGCGCTGGAACCGCCCTACCATCTGAGTGTGTCTTATGTGGCAAGGGTTGTACGGATTGATGCCGATCGCCAGGATGCGGCTGAACCCGTGATCGCCACCCGGTTTTCCTATCGTGATGGCACGGGGGCATTATGAATGGGGACATGCTGAAATGGGAGCATTGCGATCGACGGATTATCGGAGCGATTCGGTTTGTCGATGCAGCCACGGATCTCCAAATTCGAGAACTGCTTCAGGTGGAGGCTCCTAAAGCCAAATTTATCCGAAACCTGAGCGGCTACTACGTGATTGTGCAGGCTCCCGGATTTGAAACCTACAGCCGTTCCTTTGAAACCGCGCCGATCGTTGCTCCTCAAGATCTCACCATAACGATTCAAGACAACTTGGGACAGTATCTTACCCAGCAGCAAACGATTCGCATTCCTCCTAACGATCCCTTTCAACCGCTGGAAGTGCGATTATTTCCCGCCCCAACTGCAAAACTGGCGGCAGGCTGGGCGGTGGTTCGAGTGATCGTGACAAAAACGGGAACCGATCGAGGCTTGGCAGGGGCGTATGTGCGGGTACTGCGGGCAAGCGATTCTCGCATTCTGGGAACCGGACTTTCCGATCAGCGGGGGGAAGCGGTGGTGGCGGTGGTGCGGGATATTCCTGCCATTACCTGGAAAGAGGTCGATGGACGACTGGTGATGACCTCCGAAATTGCAGTCCGGGTGGAGGCATTTTTTGATGCCGCTGCCAGCCCAATTCCCAATCCCGTTCAGCTAGAAAACAGGTTGTCTAGTCTGCCCACGACCAGTCTCGATTTAATGATTGCCGCGAGCCGATCGCACGTTGCCCGATTAGCGATCGACTTTCCCTAAATTTCCTCAACTCTTCAAGCCGTTTTCTGTTCAAGCCATCTTTTATCTAAGTCCTTTTTTATCGAGCATCCTTTATCCAAGCCATTTCTTATCCAAGCCTCTTTTATCCAAGCCATCTTCATTGCTGTTTGCGGAAAGGAGAACTGCTGTGCCGGAATATCTTGCGCCTGGTGTCTATGTAGAAGAAGTCAGCTTTCGCCCCAAATCGATCGAAGGAGTGGGAACCAGTACCACCGCCTTTGTCGGTCCGACCCGCAAAGGTCCGCTGTTTGACCTGAATGATCCCCCACGAACGGGACCCTTTATCAGCGGTGTGCCGGAAGTAATTACCAGCTTTGGGGAATTTGAGCGGGTTTACGGCGGAGTGACTAACCTGTCCTTTAATGCCGGTGGCGATGCCGCTCCGCAGGAGATCAACTACCTGGCTCATGCTGTGCGTGCCTTCTTCGACAATGGCGGTTCCCGGCTCTACATTGGTCGCACCTTCATCCCCCGCACCAATTTAGATGGCTCGATCGCTTCGGATGGGATAGCCCGATCGCAGCCCATTGTTGACCTGAATAGCGGCGATCCCAATGGGCAAATTCGGTTTGTGGCGCGGATGCCCGGTTCGGGCTTGAATTTAAAGATCGAGGCATTTCAGAAGGCAAGTCCTACCGATGCAACGACCCTTACCAATGCACCAGCAGGCTCTCTACTCCAGGTCGGCGGCAATAATCCAGCTCAGCCCTCGATCCTCCAGGGCGGCTTTCCTCCCTTCATTCTGAATAACGGCGATCGGCTCACGTTTACCTCAATTAGCGGGAATCCCAACGAGATTAACTTTACGGGGGCAAATGCAGAGGTAACGGGCAATGCACTGACGCTGCCGATCGCGAATCCCGATGGGGCAATTTTAAGCGTTCGGTTCAATAATGGAGTCGAGCAGCGGATTCCAATTCCTGCCGATATTGCTGATCTGCCTGCCCTGCAAGCCTTCGTCGCAACACTCAACACCAATTTGCGCGGCGGATATGCCCGTCTGGAGGGAAGCGATCGCATTGTGATTGGCAGCGATCGGGCAGGCACGTCATCCCAGGTGGTTGCGAATGCGGCTTTGTTCGGTTTTGATAATGCCACCTCTGCCCCAGCCGCCGGAAATGTGACCAATCTGGAAGCGGTGACGGTGGGAGAAATTCAGCAAATCCTCCAGAGTGCCGGAGTGCCGGTGCAGGTTACACTTCCACCTGCTACAGGACGTCTGACGATCAGCAGCAACGCGACGGGCAACGCAGTCACACTAACCGTACAGGACAGCAATGCTCGCAATGCCCTGGGTTTACCCCTGAGCGGACAACCGGGCGCGGATGGCGATGCGCTTGCCTACTACCGAAAACAGGGCGATAGCTGGATTGGCGGCACGGCTGCCCCCTGGAACACTACCCTAAACCTGAGTGATCCCCTGGCGAACCCCCAACTGCTGACCCTGAATCTGGTGATTCGCGATGCCGATGGAATGGAACTGGTGCTGGAACAGTTAGGATTTGATCCAGACCACCCCCAATGGCTGGGAACCGTCCTGCGAGAAAATCCGAGTCGGCGATCGGATGCCTTGCTGAATCCCTGTTTCCTGCAAGTAGGAGCTGCTGTTCCTCCCGTACCCCAGGCATTCCTGCTCCGCAATGCGCTGTTTGGCAACCAGAGCAGTACCACCATTTTCCTGACGGGCGGTAATGATGGCGTCGAACCCGTTACTAACTCGACTGTCCCCAATGCGATCGCCGTTCGAGATGCGCTGGAATTGCTGCAAGCGATCGATGATGTCTCGATTATTGCTGCCCCTGGACATTCAACGATGGCGGACTTTATCACGATCCAGAGTGCGTTGATGATCCATGCGGAGCAGATGAAATACCGGATTGCGGTGCTGGATACGCCGCCAGCAAACTCGATCAGTCAGGCAAGGGAAGTTCGC from Leptolyngbya ohadii IS1 encodes the following:
- a CDS encoding calcium-binding protein, whose translation is MANAIIDTLLNPATIIREKEQNTIAATRNHLLKNAEAVFGSLPNGTIGAAGNIKGVNNRILTDPANDATDTFSFTVDRPTRLDAKLISNNEKGIGFNLVKDFTNDGEKNFGANFEDLLAASFIPGADDIQFDRLEPGTYFLEVTKPADPTTSIDYTLIPKASPIANARLNVEIDRVIPLNRLGNVVVQATIDGFTQQTQPFGSGGNQGIILSRAVDPNKREVNVKLNAFKVDASGKRSLRAAAVGGSPLDLNAKLGKTELEFTYDTLTREVKGETGFGFFGKENATIRQTVRGDGEGTSSGIKVSYDSFTVPDVIVGNQPAVLQANNIPVIRGSNGKDPMQGSSNSGILFALGGDDRVNSRGGDDIVDGGSGKDVITGGTGNDILIGGTGNDRIFGNSGDDLLDGGRGSDLLVGGAGVDTFVLARGNGNDIIQDFRNGQDFIGLGGGLAAGDLKFVQQGGSTIIQTGQEQLAILRGVRPSALDLGDFKSISTLSLLEAIVPIVA
- a CDS encoding response regulator transcription factor, which gives rise to MYVSTSFSGSLNSQVARIHSDHNINPNIVNDFYIGNKHFFILLLEQLTDIEQEDFYSTFSVAGQFSSEGRHYAILEQAEERREPEIQQEAEEQQELEKTRYKLATLLTDRELQIVTLVALGWSNKQIASHLEISQWTVSAHLRRIFIKLDVNSRAAMSYQCSALINHLQDSRQINKSKLDFIQFGEGER
- a CDS encoding DUF4255 domain-containing protein; the protein is MANVSAIYSVGESIATYLSRSYPEPLRTQYPCEFSLLSSGELIDTSDYGGTDLSKLSLFLYRVTMNEHLRNTRKSSGVLDSNVPLALDLHYLLTVWASSAAAEHTILAWTMRQIFLNPILDMAFLSAEGGWNAGNVVQLFPAELSNEDVMRIWDALEPPYHLSVSYVARVVRIDADRQDAAEPVIATRFSYRDGTGAL
- a CDS encoding phage tail sheath family protein, whose amino-acid sequence is MPEYLAPGVYVEEVSFRPKSIEGVGTSTTAFVGPTRKGPLFDLNDPPRTGPFISGVPEVITSFGEFERVYGGVTNLSFNAGGDAAPQEINYLAHAVRAFFDNGGSRLYIGRTFIPRTNLDGSIASDGIARSQPIVDLNSGDPNGQIRFVARMPGSGLNLKIEAFQKASPTDATTLTNAPAGSLLQVGGNNPAQPSILQGGFPPFILNNGDRLTFTSISGNPNEINFTGANAEVTGNALTLPIANPDGAILSVRFNNGVEQRIPIPADIADLPALQAFVATLNTNLRGGYARLEGSDRIVIGSDRAGTSSQVVANAALFGFDNATSAPAAGNVTNLEAVTVGEIQQILQSAGVPVQVTLPPATGRLTISSNATGNAVTLTVQDSNARNALGLPLSGQPGADGDALAYYRKQGDSWIGGTAAPWNTTLNLSDPLANPQLLTLNLVIRDADGMELVLEQLGFDPDHPQWLGTVLRENPSRRSDALLNPCFLQVGAAVPPVPQAFLLRNALFGNQSSTTIFLTGGNDGVEPVTNSTVPNAIAVRDALELLQAIDDVSIIAAPGHSTMADFITIQSALMIHAEQMKYRIAVLDTPPANSISQAREVRSRIDNKYAALYYPWVIVANPAARPGNDRIPKEIALPPSGFVAGIYARTDVQRGVWKAPANEVVQGILRFETEINFRQQGILNPEGINCLRFFPGRSNRVWGARTASSDPEWKYVNVRRYFMYLEKSIDRASQWAVFEPNGEALWSNIQETVSSFLYTEWRNGALLGATPEEAYFVRCDRSTITQNDLDNGRLICLIGVAAIKPAEFVIFRIGQKTADART